A window of Procambarus clarkii isolate CNS0578487 chromosome 93, FALCON_Pclarkii_2.0, whole genome shotgun sequence genomic DNA:
TAGTAGgtaaaagcacacacacacacacacacacacacacacacacacacacacacacatacacacacacacacacacacacacacacacacacacacacacatgcacacacacacacacacacacacacatgcacacacacacacacacacacacacacacacacacacacacacacacacacacacacacacacacatgcactcacacacacacacacacgcacacacacatgcactcacatacacacacacacacacacacgcacacatgcactcacacacacacacacacacacacacacacacacacacacacacacacacacacacacacacacacacacacacacacacacacacacacacacacacacacacacacacacacacacacacaccatctgaagaagcatataatgaaactggaaaaggttcagaggtttgcaacgagactcgtcccagagctacgagggatggggtatgaggagcgcctgagggaactgtgccgtacgacactagaaagaagaagggagaggggggacatgataagaacgtataaaatactcagagggattgacagagtggacatagacgaaatgttcacacggaatagtaacagaacgaggggacatggatggaagcttgaaactcagatgagtcacagagatgttaggaagttttcttttagcgtgagagtagtgggaaaatggaatgcacttcaggaacaggttgtggaagcaaatactattcataattttaaaaccaggtatgatagggaaatgggacaggagtcattgctgtaaacaaccgatgctcgaaaggctggatccaagagtcaatgctcgatcctgcagacacaactaggtgagtacaactaggtgagtacacacacacacacacacacagatacatgtactcacacacacacacacacacacacacacacacacacacacacacacacacacacacacacacacacacagacacacacacacacggccataccacggccataccacgttgagaacaccgcttctcgtccgatcagcgaagttaagcaacgttgggtttggttagtacttggatgggtgaccgcctgggaacaccaaatgctgttggcaataatgtttaatcctggagtatgcggccccagcatggagcccgtaccttgtcaagcacaagacgaagctggaaaaagtccaaaggtatgccactagactagtcccagaactaagaggcatgagttacgaggaaaggctgcgggaaatgcaccttacgacactggaagacagaagagtaaggggagacatgatcacaacctacaaaatcctcagaggaatcgaccgggtaaacaaggataaactattcaacactggtgggacgcgaacaaggggacacaggtggaaactgagtactcacatgagccacagagacgttagaaggaactttttcagtgtcagagtagttaacggatggaatgcattaggcagtgatgtggtggaggctgactccatacacagttttaaatgtagatatgatagagcccagtaggctcaggaatctgtacaccagttgattgacagttgagaggcgggaccaaagagccaaagctcaacccccgcaagcacaaataggtgagtacaaataggtgagtacaatcggaggtgagacctccgattggcgtgaagtcaccagtggagtcccacagggctctgtactcagtcctatcttgtttctgatatacgtaaatgatctcctgcagggtatagattcatttctctcaatgtttgcggacgatgccaaaattatgaaaaggattaagacagaagaggactgtttgaggcttcaagaagacctagacaaactgcaggaatggtcgaacaagtggttgttagagtttaacccaaccaaatgtaatacagtgaagataggtgcagggagcaggaggccaaatacgaggtattatctgggagaggaaattcttcaggagtcagagaaagaaaaagacttgggagttgatatcacgccagacctgtctcctgcagcacatatcaagaggataacatcagcggcatatgccaggctggccaacatacgaacggcattcagaaatttgtgtaaagaatcattcagaactttgtataccacatatgtcaggcccatcctggagtatgcagccccagcatggtgtccatatctagtcaaggataagactaaactggaaaaggttcaaagatttgccaccagactagtacccgagctgagaggtatgagctacgaggagagactacgggaattaaacctcacttcgctggaagacagaagagttaggggggacatgatcaccacattcaagattctcaagggaattgatagggtagataaagacaggctatttaacacaaggggcacacgcacaaggggacacaggtggaaactgagcgcccaaatgagccacagagatattagaaagaacttttttagtgtcagagtggttgacaaatggaatgtattaggaagtgatgtggtggaggctgactccatacacaaatgTTATCCATGTAGTCACTGATAGCTAACCACACATAAGGCACATATTTGCTTGCTCTGCGCTAACCcggagaggatcgactgggacacAGTCCAAAAATATTCACTCCTGATCACCCGGCAGCAAATGGGGACCTGAGATTAAATAGATTTTCGGGTAGTTTTCTAAGGAAAGCTATCAAGGTAAGGCTTCCCATGAGCTATGTGAAGGGAAAGTTTTCATCCTGGTGAGAGGAGTCAGAAGGTAgctactcctgtaccctcctgtgttctTCTCTCCAacatccccaaccacttgggctggacggtagaacgacggtctcgcgtcatgcaagtcggcgttcaatccccgaccgtccaagtggttgggcaccattatttccccccgtcctatcccaaacccttatcctgaccccttccaagtgctatatagtcgtaatggcttggcgctttctcctgatagttcaacAGCGCCACTATTATGAAGGCCTACGTCACACCTACAGCCTACACACCGTTCTGTAGGTCTACGCCACTCCTTCATCTCCACCATGCTACAGGACTATGTTGCTCCGACAAGTCTACTATGCTGTAGAACTAATGTTTACATCATTTACGTGAAGGAGGGCGGCttggggagtggggagggggtgcAGAAAGGGGGCTTTGGGAGTGAGGAAATGAGGGGGGGAGTGGTTTCCCagggattttatatatatataacaagtgaGATGCACTCCTTGCTCACTCACCTCTTACCAGCATCCGTCATCAGCCGCCCTCACACGTCGCCAGGTACGGTCTTTAACCTGCTATACTCTCACTGgtagtcaagatgattacccagcATGCAGCTGAGTAGTCACCTTGTTCACTGTAACTTGTACTGGTCGTCACAGCGACGGTGTCGCTTCATGGAAAGGTCGACGTTCGAATCCCAGTGGCTGGGAGTAGGTCCTTCACGTCATTCTCGTAACCCAAACTAGTTTGTCCCCCTACCACCAACTAAGTGATATATACAGTAATTCTGACTTTGTACTTCCTCCTCTTAACTACCTCGTTGAGGGGTGATAATTATATGTAATTCAGTGATTATCATGTTGCGTGCCCCGAGATCAATTAAATGAAGACTTGTAAAATCTTCATTAAatcttcattaaaaaaaaaatgtaattcaATGATTATTATGGTGCGAAATTCTATCACTCCATCAAAGGAAGAGGTAATGTATGAGAGGTTTGATAGGGTTGGTAAGAGCCCGACGAGGGCTGGAAGACACACATATGCTTTATTTCTCTCTCTTATTTCCCTTAGCTTTCATTCTCAGCCGTACATGTACATTTACGTATACAGTAGAGTGAAGGGGAAGGCACAATGGGAAGCGTGTCATGGAAAAACCCAGTTCAAGACGCCGCCAGAGTAGCAGGCGCCGGCCCTGTCAGCGAGAGGAACAGTGTCTTCGCCTGCTCTctccgtctctgtctgtctctctctctctctgtctctctctctctctctctctctctctctctctctctctctctctctctctctctctctctctctctctctctctctctctctctctctctctctctctctctctctctctctctctctctctttctctctctcgttaaTAGGCCAGAGTCTATTTAATGCACGTCCCAAGATCAAGTTAATGCAGGCTGTGTAAAATCCTGAAAATaggatttatattttatttaacctTCACGGGGGGTCTCAATGGGAGCCGATCCTAATTAACTGGAGGTAATAGGGCCGACCCAGACTCGCATATGACAGTCCCATACCACTCCTGAGTCACCCCACAAGACTGGGTATGGCTAGCTGAAGCGTCTGTCCTTCATCCTTGGgaagacagacaaacacagacatttccatttatagaTATACTTATATTCTTAACCAAATTAAGTCTTAAGAACTGTCAGTAAGACAGTAATATCAAGGTCACTATAACCTCAAGTGTGTTTGTGTTGACAGTAAGACAGTAATATCAAGGTCACTATAACCtcaggtgtgtttgtgttgtcaGTAAGACAGTAATATCAAGGTCACCGTCTCAAGTGTCTCCGTCTCTTACATTCCAGCATGCGTCACTTCGTGGTCTTGGCCGCCCTGGTGTTGGCTGTCTGCTTCCTGGCTCCGTCACACGCCCACCGTCGCTATGGCTACGGTGGTGAATACAACATTggaggtggcggtggcggcgttgGAGGCGGTGGCGGCCttggaggcggcggcggcggtgagatTGTAGGCGGCGGTGGTAAATACTACATTggaggtggcggtggcggcgttgGAGGCGGTGGCGGCCttggaggcggcggcggcggtgagatTATAGGCGGCGGTGGTAAATACTACATTggaggtggcggtggcggcgttgGAGGCGGTGGCGGCAttggaggcggcggcggcggtggtggtggcattggAGGCCGCGGTGGCGGCATTGGAGGCCGCGGTGGCGGCATTGGAGGCGGCGGCGGCATTGGAGGCGGCGGCAGCATTGGAAGCGGCGGCGGCGGTTGGTTTGGAGGCGGTGGTGGCGTTAGAGGCGGCGGTGGTGGCATTGgaggcggcggcggtggcggcggcggcggttggTTTGCAGGCCGTGGTGGCGTTAGAGGCGGCGGAGGAGGCGGCGGCGGTTGGtttggaggccgtggtggtgttaGAGGCGGCGGTGGTGGCATTGGAGGCGGCGGTGGCGGTTGGTTTGGAGGCCGTGGTGGCGTTAGAGGCGGCGGTGGTGGCATTGGAGGCGGCGGTGGCGGCATTGGAGGCGGCGGTGGCGGTTGGTTTGGAGGCCGTGGTGGCGTtagaggcggcggcggcggcggcggttggTTTGGAGGCGGTGGTGGCGTTAGAGGCGGCGGTGGTGGCATTGGAGGCGGCGGTGGCGGCATTAGAGGCGGCGGTGGCGGTTGGTTTGGAGGCGGTGGTGGCGTTAGAGGCGGCGGAGGCGGCGGTGGCGTTAGAGGCGGCGGAGGCGGCGGTGGCGGCATTGGAGGCGGCGGTGGTGGCATTGGAGGCGGCGGTGGTGGCATTGGAGGCGGCGGAGGCGGCGGCGGCATTGGTGGAGGCAAAAGTGAAATTGGAAGCGTTGGTATTGGAGGTGGCTTTCGTGGAGGCAAAGGCAACATTGGAGGAGGTGGCATTGGAGGCGGCTTTGGTGGAGGTAAAGGCGAAATTGGAGGCAGCATTGGAGGCGGTGGCGGGATTGGAGGTGGCATTGTAGGAGGTAAAGGCGAAATTGGAGGCGGCGGCGGCAATGGAGGTGGCATTGGAGGCGGCAGCGTCATCATTGGAGGTGGCGGCGGCATTGGAGGCGGCGGCGGCATTGGAGGCGGCGGCGGCAttggaggcggcggcggcggctgtattATAGGAGGTGGCATTGTAGATGGCTTTGAGGAAGGTAAAGGCGAAATTGGAGGCAGCATTGGAGGCGGTGGCAGGATTGGAGGTGGCATTGTAGGAGGTAAAGGCGAAATTGGAGGCGGCGGCGGCAATGGAGGTGGCATTGGAGGCGGCAGCGTCATCATTGGAGGTGGCGGCGGCATTGAAGGCGGCGGCGGCATTGGAGGCGGCGGCGGCATTGGAGGCGGCGGCGGCAttggaggcggcggcggcggctgtattATAGGAGGTGGCATTGTAGGTGGCTTTGAGGAAGGTAAAGGCGAAATTGGAAGCAGCATTGGAGGCGGCGGCGGCAATGGAGGTGGCATTGGAGGCGGAGGCGGCAGCGTCATCATTGGAGGTGGCGGCGGCATTGGAGGCGGCGGCGGCATTGGAGGCGGCGGCGGCATTGGAGGCGGCAGCGGCATTGGAGGCGGCGGCGGCATTGGAGGCGGCAGCGGCAttggaggcggcggcggcggcattgGAGGCGGCGGCGCCATTGGAGGCGGCGGCGGCTACGCTGGAAgcaaaggtggtggaggtggaagaAAAGGCTACGGTAGGTAAACTACTCCAACTTTACCGCGTACTCTACCCTCCACAGGACCAAGTTTACACTACTATATTCCAGGAGAAGAATCAGTTCAGAGATTTACTTGAGAACCACAACAGCCTTGTGGATCACAGATGCCCAAACCTGCTCTACAGCGCCTGATTATATTTTAACAATGTCTTCAAATACTTCACCACATTAACTTGTCACTCAGTAAAATTCATTCAAAATTCTCGTTTAAATATTTTGGTGAAAAATCTcagatgtgcttttcatgtttcaATTTGTTTGAGCTTCCAAGAAATGTTGTAAATTTTTACAATGACGTATTGAAATGTGTGAAAATAAACTTGTACATTTTTCTTGATCTTTTTATTAattgttaaatatattaaatgaagAGGTATACTTctccctgtatatatatatatatatatatatatatatatatatatatatatatatatatatatatatatatatatatatatatatatatatatatatatatatatatatatattctttaagtAATACACTTAATATATACACTTAATTAAGACATAAAGTACATTAAGACATTCGTGAAACTACTAAGTGATAAGTTTTGTCTCTTAACTTAACTAAAGCTTATACTACAATATACAAAAGCTTATATACACACAACGGAAATGTTGCCGCTTTAAGAACTTAAAGATAAGTTTTTCGTGAAACTAAAAATGTTTTACATAAATATTGAGATAAAACTTTATTTACGAATATGTTAATGAGTTCAATTACTTTCTGACTCAAAAATCTGTGGAGATTATGTATTAAATAAGCTGTAATTCCTACACTATTCTCGCGACATGAATGTAAATGCTCTCAGAGTAAATAAAAAAGTCTGACCTCTAACCTTATTGACATTGTTTCATTTCAAACCCAATGTACATATCATTATTGTGAACAGAAATTTCTAAACCATTGCTTGCTTTTTATCTTTCATTTGTCAAGTTTTGCTATAGGTGCTGAGATTTCTGGGTGATGTTCTTGAAGACACCGTAGTCGGACATTCGATGGAACAGCAGTGGACATTCTAAGACATCGTAATGGGACTTTCTGCGACACCGTAGTGGAGCATTCTGTGCAACAGCAGCAGACATTCTAAGACACCGTAGTGGGCATTACCGCAAGACGCTGCTCAAGACCATTACTCGGAAAATCCACGTGTCAACAGCTTCTGGATTGTTATGCTCTTCAGaaattagtttatttaaaataaagtGATAGTTTTTGAATCAATGTTATTCTTATTGGATTAAAATTTTCAAATCTTTCAATATTCATTTCTGAAACATTTGTTGTTCCATGGTTAGTTCGACTGAGTTTATGTGCGGTACTTTTGAGCTACTGAATTTAAGGggtggtggaagggggggggggggaccggagAAGATATATAGGACAGGAAGCTGTCTTGGCTCTCATTCTTACGGCGTCGTCCGTAGGTGTTACACGTCGTCAGGTAtggactactctctctctctctctctctctctctctctctctctctctctctctctctctctctctctctctctctctctctctctctctctctctctctctctctctctacggcaAAAACGTTTATGAAACATATTTTTACACATTTCATGAATTATGTTAATGAAATTAATTTGATTTCAATTATTATCTTGTTAGTAATGTCGAGAGAGAATAGTTAGAGTGAAGCTCCTTGACGTCCTGGGTGAACAATAGCTGGAGAGAGACTGACTGTGGTCGGCCTATAGCCAGGTCAACCACTGTATTATAAGCATTACCACTAACTCTGGTGGTAATGCTTACCTATTGGTACTCTAACATATAAAGCCTATTAGTACTTTTACCTATTAGTACTCTAACATACCAAACGTGCTCGCacttgcgcacacacacacacacacacacacacacacacacacacacacacacacacacacacacctggggggggggggcctggtagcctggtggatagcgcgcaggactcgtaattctgtggcgcaggttcgattcaggcaccaggcagaaacaaatggacaaattttctttcaccttgaatgcccctgttacctaggagtaaataggtacctgggagttagtcagctgttacgggctgcttcctggggtgtgtgtgtgtgtggtgtgaaaaaagttgttagtaaacagttgattgacagttgagaggcgggccgagaaaggaaagctcaacccccgcacacacaactaggtgaatacaactaggtgaatacacacacacacacacacacacacacacacacacacacacacacacacagtggataaggtgctccagtggataagggagtatctaagcaacaggaaacagcgagtaactgtgagaggggagaggggggctgggatgacatcagagtggcgagatgtcaccagcaaagtcccacatggctctgtacttggacccatcctgtttctaatatatgtaaacggtcttccagaaggtatagactcattcctttcaatgtttgctgatgatgcaaaaattatgagaagaatacagatgaagatagacagaaacGACcatgacaaactggaggaatggtctagaaaagggctactaaagttcaactcgggaaagtgtaaagtaatgaaaataggcgaAGGGCGCAGGAGGACAAggcaccatctgggaggtgaaatctttAAAGAACCAAAAATagaaaaagatttgggggttgatatcacactgaacctgtcccccaaaagcccacatcaaaagtatatcatcaacggcatatgGTAGATTGGCCAACGTAAGAActtcatttagaaacttgtgtatggaattgttcagaaccttgtataccacttatgtaagaaaagtcctggagtatgcagctcaagcctggagtccatacccagTTAAACACAGGataaagttagaaaagattcagaggtatgccaccagactagcaccagaactgagaggtatgacctacgaggaaaggctgagggagctAAACCTTAcgtccatggaagacagaagagtaaggggagacacctACAAaaatctcaaaggaattgatagggtagataaagacaggctatttaacacaaggagacaCATGTATAAATTGactgctcaaatgagccacagagatattagaaagatatttttttgtgtgtcagagaggttgacaaatggaatgctttaagaaatgatgtggtggaggctgactccgtacacagtttcaagtgtagatatgatagggcccaataggctcagacacCTATACATCggataattgacagttgagagagaggaccaaaaagccagagctcaaccccgcaagcttaACTAGGTaagaactaggtaagtacacaaacacacacacacacacacacacacacacacatggtacagttgagaggcgggacgaaagagccaaagctcaacccccgcaagcacaaataggtgagtacacacactcttcccggaactaagaggtatgagctacgaggaaaggctaaaggagctgaaactcacgtccctggaaaacacaagagtaaggggagacgataaccacctacaaaattttctggggaaatgacagggtggacaaagacaaactctttagcgcgagtggaacacgaacaaggacacaggtggaaactgagtacccaaatcagccacagagacattagaaagaactttttcagtgtcagcatagttaacaaatggaatccattaggcagtgatgtggtggaggctgactccatacacagtttcaaatgtaaatttgatagagcccagtaggctcaggaatctgtacaccggttgattgacagttgagaggcgggacctaagagccacagctcaaccctcgcaagcacaactaggtgagtacacatacattaGGTGTGTCTGATACATTGGTTAAGTATTTGTACTTAATTTAAATTAGAAACGTAATAAAACGACAGTTGTACGTTTGCAACAAAGGTTTTCGATTTGAGTGACTGAAATTAACGTATTTTATACGTTAAAAAGACGACTTCATATATAAATAGTTAGTGTCTTCTTTCTGCCACCAATTAAAAACGTCAAAAAAACAAATTGTGTTTGCTgggctagtagtaaataggtcactgggtgttagacagctgcagCGGACTGCAGTCTGAGGATGTGAGTGAGAGATAGCTTAGTGAAGTAGATATAATGGACAAAAATCGAAGGGAGTGGGagggcagggtgggggggggtgttcctgTGGATTTTATATATATCAGGTGTGATACAAGCCAGGTGTCCGTACCAAATAAGGTATTGGATAATGCATTCACACCAAATAAGGAGTCGAATGATGTATCCGCACCATGAGGCGAAGGCTACTGCAGGCGCTTGGGGaccagggaggggaggagggaactGTTTCCCGTGCATTTCATATATAAGAGGTGAGATGCACTCCTGGCTTACACACCTCTCACCAGTATTCGTCATCAGCTGTCCTCACACGTCGCCAGGTAAGGACTTTCACCTGCTATACTCTCACTGGTAGTCAAGATGACTACCCAGCATGCAGCTGAGTAGTTATCATGTTCACTGTAACTTGTACTGGTCGTCACAGCGACGGTGTTGCTTCATGGAAAGGTCGGGGTTCGAATCCCAGTGCTTTATTCGAATCATTTCATTTTATTTAACCTTCACGGGGGGTCTCAATGGGAGCCGATCCTTATTAGCTGGAGGCAATAGGGCCGACCCAGACTCGCATATGACAGTCCCATACCACTCCTGAGTCACCCCACAAGACTGGGTATGGCTAGCCTGAAGCGTCTGTCCTTCATCCTTGGgaagacagacaaacacagacatttccatttatagaTATACTTATATTCTTAACCAAATTAAGTCTTAAGTAATGTCAGTAAAACAGTAATATCAAGGTCACTATAACCTCAAGTGTGTTTGTGTTGACAGTAATATCAAGGTCACCGTCTCAAGTGTCTCCGTCTCTTACATTCCAGCATGCGTCACTTCGTGGTCTTGGCCGCCCTGGTGTTGGCTGTCTGCGTCCTGGCTCCGTCACACGCCTACCGTCCCTATGGCGGTTATGGCTACGGTGGTAAATACAACATTggaggtggcggtggcggcgttgGAGGCGGTGGCGGCCttggaggcggcggcggcggtaaGATTGAAGGCGGAGGTGGTGGTGAATACAACATTggaggtggcggtggcggcgttgGAGGCGGTGGCGGCCTCTTAGGCGGCGGCTACGGTGAGATtgtaggcggtggtggtggtgaatacaacattggaggtggcggtggtggcgttgGAGGCGGTGGCGGCCTCTTAGGCGGCGGCTACGGTGAGATTGTAGGCGGCGGTGGTAAATACAACATTGGAGGCGGCGGTGGCGGCCTTGGAGGCGGTGGCGGCCTTGGAGGCCGCGGCGGCGGCCGCTTTCGAGGCCGCCGTGACATTtgaggtggcggtggcggcgttgGAGGCGGTGGCGGCATTGGAGGCGGCATTTGAGGCGGCGGCGGCTACGGTGGAAGCAAAGGTGGCGAAGGTGGAAGAAAAGCCTACGGAAGGTAAACTACTCCAACTTTACCGCGTACTCTACCCTCCACAGGACCAAGTTTACACTACTATATTCCAGGAAAAGAAAGAATTCAGAGGTTTACTTGAGAACCACAACAGCTTTGCGGATCACAGATGCCCAAACCTGCTCTACAGCGCCTGATTATATTTTAACTGTATTCAAATACTTCATCACATAACTTGTCACTCAGTAAAATATATCCAAAatgttatttttaaatttttgatAAAAAATATCAGACGTGCTTTCTTTGTTTCTATTTGTTTTAGCTTCCAAGAAATTTTTTAATTTGTTATAATGTAGTATTGCAgtgtgtgaaaataaactttttactGCACTGAACTTTTTATtcatttttaaatatattaaatcaagAGGTATTCTTCTCGCTGTATATATATACTAAGAGTTGATTTTTATCCATATTTCGGTTATTATTTAAACAATACATTCAAGACTTAAAGTGCATGAAGACTTTCGTGAGGCTACCAAGTAAAGCTTTGACTCTTAACCTAATTAAAGCTAATATTACaatatacaaaatcttatatacaCACGACGAAAATGTCGCCCCATTTAGAACTTTAGGTTAAGTTTTTCGTGAAACTGAAAATGTTTTACAAAAAAAATTGGGACATAAAACTTTATTTACGAATATGTTAATGAGTTCAATTACTTTCTGACCCAAAAATCTGGGGAG
This region includes:
- the LOC138359812 gene encoding ice-structuring glycoprotein-like; this encodes MSAAVAQNAPLRCRRKSHYDVLECPLLFHRMSDYAFSSTSTTFASSVAAAASNGAAASNAAAAASNAAAASNAAAASNAAAASNAAAASNAAAASNAAATSNDDAAASASNATSIAAAASNAASNFAFTFLKATYNATSYNTAAAAASNAAAASNAAAASNAAAAFNAAATSNDDAAASNATSIAAAASNFAFTSYNATSNPATASNAASNFAFTFLKAIYNATSYNTAAAAASNAAAASNAAAASNAAATSNDDAAASNATSIAAAASNFAFTSYNATSNPATASNAASNFAFTSTKAASNATSSNVAFASTKATSNTNASNFTFASTNAAAASAASNATTAASNATTAASNAATAASAASNATAASAASNATTASKPTATAASNAATAASNATTAASNATTASKPTAAAAAASNATTASKPTATAASNAATAASNATTAASNATTASKPTATAASNATTAASNTTTASKPTAAASSAASNATTACKPTAAAATAAASNATTAASNATTASKPTAAAASNAAAASNAAAASNAATAASNAATAASNATTTAAAASNAATASNAATATSNVVFTTAAYNLTAAAASKAATASNAATATSNVVFTTAAYNLTAAAASKAATASNAATATSNVVFTTVAIATVGV
- the LOC138359764 gene encoding ctenidin-3-like — encoded protein: MRHFVVLAALVLAVCVLAPSHAYRPYGGYGYGGKYNIGGGGGGVGGGGGLGGGGGGKIEGGGGGEYNIGGGGGGVGGGGGLLGGGYGEIVGGGGGEYNIGGGGGGVGGGGGLLGGGYGEIVGGGGKYNIGGGGGGLGGGGGLGGRGGGRFRGRRDI